Proteins encoded within one genomic window of Sphingomonas sp. NBWT7:
- a CDS encoding LytTR family DNA-binding domain-containing protein — MTIRTILVDDEPLAIQGLELRLQPHDDVEIVAKCQNGREAISAIKTHKPDLVFLDIQMPGFDGFSVVQGLMEVEPPLFVFVTAYSDHALRAFEAQAVDYLMKPVEEARLADTLERVRQRLSEKSSVGEAEKLKEALAEHAPEAAAEIADVGSGGEQPNIGRFEKLINVKDRGQIFRVDVDTIEIVEAAGDYMCIKTADNTLILRETMKDLEKRLDPRRFQRVHRSTIVNLDQVRQVKPHTNGECFLVLDSGAQVKVSRSYRDVVARFVH, encoded by the coding sequence ATGACCATCCGCACCATTCTCGTCGACGACGAGCCGCTCGCGATCCAGGGCCTCGAGCTCCGGTTGCAGCCGCACGACGACGTCGAGATCGTCGCCAAGTGCCAGAACGGGCGCGAGGCGATCAGCGCGATCAAGACCCACAAGCCCGATCTCGTGTTTCTCGACATTCAGATGCCCGGTTTCGACGGCTTCTCGGTCGTCCAGGGATTGATGGAGGTCGAACCGCCGCTGTTCGTGTTCGTCACCGCCTATTCGGATCACGCGCTGCGCGCGTTCGAGGCGCAGGCGGTCGATTATCTGATGAAGCCGGTCGAGGAAGCACGGCTTGCCGATACGCTCGAACGCGTGCGCCAGCGCCTGTCGGAAAAGTCGAGCGTCGGCGAGGCGGAGAAGCTCAAGGAGGCGCTTGCCGAGCATGCGCCCGAAGCGGCGGCGGAGATCGCCGACGTCGGCAGCGGCGGCGAGCAGCCCAACATCGGCCGGTTCGAGAAGCTCATCAACGTCAAGGACCGCGGGCAGATCTTCCGCGTCGACGTCGACACGATCGAGATCGTCGAGGCGGCGGGCGACTATATGTGCATCAAGACGGCGGACAACACGCTGATCCTGCGCGAGACGATGAAGGACCTGGAGAAGCGGCTTGATCCGCGGCGCTTCCAGCGCGTCCACCGCTCGACGATCGTCAACCTCGATCAGGTGCGCCAGGTGAAGCCGCACACCAACGGCGAATGCTTCCTGGTGCTCGATTCAGGCGCGCAGGTGAAGGTCAGCCGCAGCTACCGCGACGTCGTCGCGCGCTTCGTCCACTAG
- a CDS encoding sensor histidine kinase — translation MATTLPAPSVAPASIRPSNLAVRPFFEDKARAFWILQAAGWSGYLVLRTVSSISNGFTLQGVVTNIVETIVGYCITLLLSTLYGYYRGLPRITAIILTVMTLGAATFVYALLDTFSFSFIKLAAPGVDVKLLIGALFLNFTVLAGWSALYFGINFYLIVEEQIDQMQHLETQASSAQLAMLRYQLNPHFLFNTLNSISTLVLLKQTERANAMLSRLSSFLRYTLANEPTAHVTVAQEVETLKLYLEIEKMRFEDRLRPKFEIDPNVEKARLPSLLLQPLVENAIKYAVTPKEDGAEICVTARLVGDRVRIGVSDTGPGLQPTRNRPSLSTGVGIANIRERLVQSFGTDHRFEIRAMPTGGFGVEIEIPFQTE, via the coding sequence ATGGCGACGACGCTCCCCGCCCCTTCCGTTGCACCGGCCTCGATCCGGCCGAGCAACCTCGCCGTCCGCCCGTTCTTCGAGGACAAGGCGCGCGCCTTCTGGATCCTGCAGGCGGCGGGCTGGTCCGGCTATCTCGTGCTGCGCACGGTGTCGTCGATCTCGAACGGCTTCACGCTGCAGGGCGTTGTTACCAACATCGTCGAGACGATCGTCGGCTATTGCATCACGCTGCTGCTCTCGACGCTGTACGGATATTACCGCGGGCTGCCGCGGATCACCGCGATCATCCTGACGGTGATGACGCTCGGCGCCGCCACCTTCGTCTACGCGCTGCTCGACACCTTCTCGTTCAGTTTCATCAAGCTTGCGGCGCCGGGCGTCGACGTGAAGCTGCTGATCGGCGCGCTGTTCCTCAACTTCACCGTGCTCGCCGGCTGGTCGGCGCTGTATTTCGGTATCAATTTCTACCTGATCGTCGAGGAGCAGATCGATCAGATGCAGCATCTGGAGACGCAGGCGTCGTCGGCGCAGCTCGCGATGCTGCGCTACCAGCTCAACCCGCACTTCCTGTTCAACACGCTCAATTCGATTTCGACGCTCGTGCTGCTCAAGCAGACCGAGCGCGCCAATGCGATGCTGAGCCGGCTGTCGAGCTTCCTGCGCTACACGCTCGCCAACGAGCCCACCGCGCACGTCACCGTCGCGCAGGAGGTCGAGACGCTGAAGCTCTATCTCGAGATCGAGAAGATGCGCTTCGAGGATCGGCTGCGGCCCAAGTTCGAGATCGATCCGAACGTGGAAAAGGCCCGCCTTCCCTCGCTGCTGCTCCAGCCGCTGGTCGAGAATGCGATCAAATATGCGGTGACGCCGAAGGAGGATGGCGCGGAGATCTGCGTCACCGCGCGGCTCGTCGGCGATCGCGTGCGGATCGGCGTATCGGATACCGGGCCGGGGTTGCAGCCGACGCGGAACCGGCCAAGCCTTTCAACCGGCGTGGGCATCGCCAATATCAGGGAGCGACTGGTACAATCTTTCGGAACGGATCACCGCTTCGAGATCCGCGCGATGCCGACAGGGGGCTTTGGCGTGGAGATCGAGATCCCGTTTCAGACGGAATGA
- a CDS encoding GDSL-type esterase/lipase family protein yields the protein MATLGKLALAGGVFIAIITGYFLFTTWQHGHAPLPGRIATGGRCTVWLVGSSSMHRWENAERDLAGWTVYNRGIEGARLSELTLRLTKTRGEPAPAAIVLYAGENDIADGADPKEVARELADLAKALRVRAPGSALLIVSMKPSPTRWRNRPAQLAVDAAMSRFAAGMPRTAFVAAGERLLVDGRPGNFYRDDGVHLMEQGYRRWSTPIIAGLRRARNNECR from the coding sequence GTGGCGACCCTTGGCAAGCTCGCGCTTGCCGGGGGCGTCTTCATCGCGATCATCACCGGCTATTTCCTGTTCACGACCTGGCAGCATGGCCACGCGCCGCTGCCGGGCAGGATCGCCACCGGTGGCCGCTGCACCGTGTGGCTCGTCGGCAGCTCCTCAATGCATCGCTGGGAGAATGCCGAGCGCGATTTGGCCGGGTGGACGGTGTATAATCGCGGGATCGAGGGGGCGCGGCTGTCCGAACTCACGCTGCGGCTCACCAAGACTCGCGGCGAGCCGGCGCCGGCGGCGATTGTACTGTACGCCGGTGAAAACGACATTGCGGACGGTGCCGATCCGAAGGAAGTGGCGCGCGAGCTCGCTGATCTCGCAAAGGCGCTGCGCGTTCGCGCGCCGGGAAGCGCGCTGCTGATCGTGTCGATGAAGCCGAGCCCGACCCGCTGGCGCAACCGTCCTGCGCAACTGGCGGTCGATGCCGCGATGAGCCGCTTCGCCGCCGGTATGCCGCGTACCGCGTTCGTTGCGGCCGGCGAGCGGCTCCTGGTCGATGGTCGGCCCGGCAACTTCTATCGCGACGACGGCGTCCACCTGATGGAGCAGGGCTATCGCCGATGGTCGACGCCGATCATCGCCGGCCTACGTCGCGCGCGAAACAACGAATGCCGTTAA
- a CDS encoding TonB-dependent receptor — MLALPTLAGAQASGPADPAQASQGGETAGTSDGLDDIVVTAERREANQQSVPISLSAVRGDTLRDIQSGGEGILALAGRVPGLYAETTTGRIFPRFYIRGLGNVDFYLGASQPVSIIQDDIVLEHVVLKSNPVYDVAQVEVLRGPQGSLFGRNTTAGIVKFDTVRPSMDFQARGSVSWGTYNTVSADAGVGGPIVADRVAFRVSGLYQRRDDWISSLYAGASFDGTRGGKDVMGGFEDRNARLQLLFTPTETLSINLSGHARDYDGTSTVFYRGALPLGSNNPTKPRSVTNQDEAMNNPQGYTTYGASANVAWDFGGVTLTSITGYETTEGYSRGDTDGGAAVAFPFNGVPNGYGQSQGNIRDLDQWTQELRLASSGNTAFKWQVGGFYFDNRDTTEFYQRRFFLTAPFVATNPNTNNPDNWVRLRDVNTSWAVFGQASYAVTDQLTLTAGARYTEDRKRTTLVKPAMTGATVNFPAGADRDVRLVGKEPSWDLSALYQVMPEVNVYARVARGFRGPTIQGRSAVFGSAFTTADSETIMSYELGFKSEPTRNLRINAAAFHWRVDDIQLNGNDADGNGVLFNADKADAWGVEGEIEWRPIRNISFSLGGNVLKTKIKDDRVFAQVCALNGRVTCTVLDPTVNRTIFGAPAVLAQVDGNPLPNAPKWQLNAGIRYDIPVVDRGNFFVSTDFNAQGYTNFVLYRTREFYADGNFELGLKAGFTDPDDRYEIAAFARNVTNERNLKGVIENYNAAVYNEPRIIGVSFSAKTR, encoded by the coding sequence ATGCTCGCGCTGCCGACGCTTGCGGGCGCGCAGGCATCCGGTCCTGCCGATCCGGCACAGGCGAGCCAGGGCGGTGAGACGGCGGGCACCTCCGACGGGCTCGACGACATCGTCGTCACCGCGGAGCGCCGCGAGGCGAACCAGCAGTCGGTGCCGATCTCGCTGAGCGCGGTGCGCGGCGACACGCTGCGCGACATCCAGTCGGGCGGCGAGGGCATCCTGGCGCTCGCCGGGCGCGTGCCGGGGCTGTACGCCGAGACGACCACCGGGCGCATCTTCCCGCGCTTCTACATCCGCGGCCTCGGCAACGTCGATTTTTACCTCGGCGCCTCGCAGCCGGTTTCGATCATTCAGGACGATATCGTGCTCGAGCATGTCGTGCTGAAGTCGAACCCGGTCTATGACGTCGCGCAGGTCGAGGTGCTGCGCGGGCCGCAGGGCTCGCTGTTCGGGCGCAACACCACCGCAGGCATCGTCAAGTTCGACACGGTGCGCCCGTCGATGGACTTCCAGGCGCGCGGCTCGGTTTCGTGGGGCACGTACAACACCGTATCGGCCGACGCCGGCGTCGGTGGGCCGATCGTGGCGGACAGAGTCGCGTTCCGCGTCTCGGGCCTGTACCAGCGGCGCGACGACTGGATCAGCAGCCTCTACGCCGGCGCAAGCTTCGACGGGACGCGCGGCGGCAAGGACGTGATGGGCGGCTTCGAGGATCGCAACGCGCGGCTCCAGCTGCTGTTCACGCCGACCGAGACGCTGTCGATCAACCTGTCGGGCCACGCGCGTGATTACGACGGCACCTCGACCGTCTTTTATCGCGGCGCGTTGCCGCTGGGCAGCAACAACCCGACCAAGCCGCGCTCTGTCACCAACCAGGACGAGGCGATGAACAACCCGCAGGGCTATACGACCTACGGCGCATCGGCCAACGTCGCGTGGGATTTCGGCGGCGTGACGCTGACGTCGATCACCGGCTACGAGACGACCGAGGGGTATAGCCGCGGCGATACCGACGGCGGCGCGGCAGTGGCGTTCCCGTTCAACGGCGTGCCCAACGGCTATGGCCAGAGCCAGGGCAATATTCGCGATCTTGACCAGTGGACGCAGGAACTGCGCCTCGCCAGCAGCGGCAATACCGCGTTCAAGTGGCAGGTCGGCGGCTTCTATTTCGACAATCGCGACACGACCGAATTCTACCAGCGGCGCTTCTTCCTGACCGCGCCGTTCGTCGCGACCAACCCCAATACCAACAATCCCGACAATTGGGTGCGGCTGCGCGACGTCAACACGTCGTGGGCGGTGTTCGGTCAGGCGAGCTATGCGGTGACCGACCAGCTGACGCTGACGGCGGGCGCGCGCTATACCGAGGATCGCAAGCGCACGACGCTGGTGAAGCCGGCGATGACGGGTGCGACGGTGAACTTCCCGGCCGGCGCGGACCGCGACGTGCGCCTAGTCGGCAAGGAGCCGAGCTGGGATCTGTCGGCGCTGTACCAGGTGATGCCCGAGGTGAACGTCTACGCGCGCGTCGCGCGCGGTTTCCGCGGGCCGACGATCCAGGGCCGCTCGGCGGTGTTTGGCAGCGCCTTCACCACCGCCGATTCGGAGACGATCATGTCGTACGAGCTCGGCTTCAAGAGCGAGCCGACGCGCAACCTGCGCATCAACGCCGCGGCGTTCCATTGGCGCGTCGACGACATCCAGCTCAACGGCAACGACGCCGACGGCAACGGCGTGCTGTTCAACGCCGACAAGGCGGACGCTTGGGGCGTCGAGGGCGAGATCGAGTGGCGGCCGATCCGCAACATCAGCTTCTCGCTCGGCGGCAACGTACTGAAGACCAAGATCAAGGACGATCGCGTCTTCGCGCAGGTCTGCGCGCTCAACGGCCGCGTCACCTGCACCGTGCTCGATCCTACCGTGAACCGGACGATCTTCGGCGCGCCGGCGGTGCTCGCGCAGGTCGACGGCAACCCGCTGCCCAACGCGCCCAAGTGGCAGCTGAATGCCGGTATCCGCTACGACATTCCCGTCGTCGACCGCGGCAACTTCTTCGTGTCGACCGACTTCAACGCGCAGGGCTACACCAATTTCGTTCTCTACCGGACGCGCGAATTCTATGCCGACGGCAATTTCGAGCTTGGGCTGAAAGCGGGCTTCACTGATCCCGACGACCGTTACGAGATCGCCGCCTTCGCCCGCAACGTGACGAACGAGCGCAACCTGAAGGGCGTGATCGAGAACTACAACGCCGCGGTTTACAACGAGCCGCGGATCATCGGCGTGTCGTTCTCCGCCAAGACGCGGTAA
- a CDS encoding carboxypeptidase regulatory-like domain-containing protein — MRHNLFLGVAAVALIAPAGAMAQETTSVIRGNVTAGGAPVAGATVTVVNVPSGTTTNATTDANGSFNASGLRVGGPFSVTVAAPGYPQVTVTDIFTVVAQAYDLPIELQAESAETPGGDIVVTASRVANARTVSQGPANVLSAADIASVASVNRDVRDLMRRDPFARLDDSPSGGRAVSFAGQNARFNRFSVDGVPVTDNFGLNPDGLPTRRSPVPFDAIGQFQTKVAPYDVREGNFQGGAINAILKSGTNTFHGTGFYAYSEDGLTGKETKAGPGVPTGRVTLPDFKYENYGAQISGPIIQDKLFFMVAGERIRANTPIPEGTIGNNAGTVVPNITDANIATIQQIAQSRYNYETGGILNNAKDRDDRLVARIDANLSDTQRASVTYLYTKDSIQFNQNTFTTGTPGIGLESNGYVGSNRLHTGVFQLNSDWTDDFSTEVRGFYKDYKRGQDPILGRGFAQMQVCTAPTSDRGTGTATNNDLAGTCQSGYGNVSFGPDVSRQSNELTSRTYGGLLQARLTRNNHDLRIFGEFSDTKIFNLFVQRTAGDYYFDSLADFQAGNAQRFRYGNAVPSLDPAEGAARFRYQSYTFGIQDTWSISDILTLSYGARYDLFGGDSRPALNSAFLTRYGFPNTSYISGRGVFQPRVGFDFKPVSDVSLRGGIGIFSGGSPDVYVSNSFSNTGFLTNAIDVRQLNGGGFTVPGLSGADATAAGNAILTNVNGTVVPAQANAALTNASVNQLSPTNALDPNFKVPSQWRGTLSADWDPNWGGTFGDGWHFGADFLWSEVRNQVFFTDLRVVPTALRTPDGRVRYTSAAGNLGDTNQDLLLTNTSRGRSYIGVARIGKDFDFGLKAFVSYSYQDVKDQAPATSSTASSNYGNGAFFDANGAAYGISNDQVRHNLKYNLSFDHAFFGDYKTNFTLFGETRIGRPYSYTMQDQSSGRSGVFGTNGNSSRYLLYVPTSTTDALVSYDSAATQTYLDNLINSTKLGKYRGKVAPRNAFNSKWFTRFDLHIGQEIPTFIGDSRVELFADIENITNLINKNWGQVREYQFPYTIPAVRVQCLQTAVATGTAPGSAAAANTGQACAQYRYSAPSTTPSDQIYTRQSLYSIRVGARFTF; from the coding sequence ATGCGACATAACCTGTTCTTGGGCGTGGCTGCGGTCGCGCTCATCGCACCGGCTGGGGCGATGGCACAGGAAACCACCTCGGTGATTCGCGGCAACGTGACGGCCGGCGGCGCGCCGGTTGCCGGCGCCACGGTCACGGTCGTCAACGTACCGTCGGGCACGACGACCAACGCGACGACCGATGCCAACGGCTCGTTCAACGCATCGGGCCTGCGCGTCGGCGGCCCCTTCTCCGTTACCGTCGCGGCGCCGGGCTATCCGCAGGTCACCGTCACCGACATCTTCACCGTCGTCGCGCAGGCCTATGATCTGCCGATCGAGCTTCAGGCGGAAAGCGCCGAGACGCCGGGCGGCGACATCGTCGTCACCGCGTCGCGCGTCGCCAATGCGCGCACCGTTAGCCAGGGCCCGGCCAACGTGCTGTCGGCCGCCGACATCGCCAGCGTCGCCTCGGTCAACCGCGACGTGCGCGATCTGATGCGCCGCGATCCGTTCGCCCGTCTCGACGACAGCCCCTCGGGCGGCCGCGCCGTCAGCTTCGCCGGCCAGAATGCGCGCTTCAACCGCTTCTCGGTCGACGGCGTGCCCGTCACCGACAATTTCGGCCTCAACCCCGACGGCCTGCCCACCCGCCGCTCGCCGGTGCCGTTCGACGCGATCGGCCAGTTCCAGACCAAGGTCGCGCCGTACGACGTGCGCGAGGGCAACTTCCAGGGCGGCGCGATCAACGCGATCCTGAAGTCGGGCACCAACACCTTCCACGGCACGGGCTTCTACGCCTATTCCGAGGACGGGCTGACCGGCAAGGAAACCAAGGCGGGCCCGGGCGTGCCGACCGGCCGCGTGACGCTGCCCGATTTCAAGTACGAGAATTACGGCGCGCAGATCTCGGGCCCGATCATTCAGGACAAGCTGTTTTTCATGGTCGCCGGTGAGCGCATCCGCGCGAACACCCCGATCCCTGAAGGCACGATTGGCAACAACGCCGGCACCGTCGTTCCCAACATCACCGACGCCAACATCGCGACGATCCAGCAGATCGCGCAGTCGCGCTACAATTACGAGACGGGGGGCATCCTCAACAACGCGAAGGATCGCGACGATCGCTTGGTCGCGCGTATCGACGCCAACCTCTCGGACACGCAGCGCGCCTCGGTGACCTATCTGTACACCAAGGATTCGATCCAGTTTAACCAGAACACCTTCACCACCGGCACCCCTGGTATCGGCCTCGAATCGAACGGCTACGTCGGCTCGAACCGCCTGCACACCGGCGTGTTCCAGCTCAACAGCGACTGGACCGACGATTTCTCGACCGAAGTCCGCGGCTTCTACAAGGATTACAAGCGCGGTCAGGATCCGATCCTCGGGCGCGGCTTCGCACAGATGCAGGTCTGCACCGCGCCGACCTCGGATCGCGGCACCGGCACGGCGACGAACAACGATCTCGCCGGCACCTGCCAGTCGGGCTACGGCAACGTCTCGTTCGGCCCGGACGTCTCGCGCCAGTCGAACGAACTCACCAGCCGCACCTACGGCGGCCTGCTGCAGGCACGCCTGACGCGCAACAACCACGATCTGCGCATCTTCGGGGAATTCTCCGACACGAAGATCTTCAACCTCTTCGTGCAGCGCACCGCGGGCGATTATTATTTCGACTCGCTCGCCGACTTCCAGGCCGGCAACGCACAGCGCTTCCGCTACGGCAACGCGGTGCCCAGCCTCGATCCGGCGGAGGGTGCGGCGCGCTTCCGCTACCAGTCGTACACCTTCGGCATCCAGGACACGTGGTCGATCAGCGACATCCTGACGCTGTCGTATGGCGCGCGCTACGATCTGTTCGGCGGTGACAGCCGCCCCGCGCTCAACTCGGCGTTCCTCACCCGCTACGGCTTCCCGAACACCTCGTACATCTCGGGCCGCGGCGTGTTCCAGCCGCGCGTCGGTTTCGATTTCAAGCCGGTGTCGGACGTGTCGCTGCGCGGCGGTATTGGCATCTTCTCGGGCGGCTCGCCCGACGTCTATGTGTCGAACAGCTTCTCGAACACCGGCTTCCTGACCAACGCGATCGACGTGCGCCAGCTGAACGGTGGCGGCTTCACCGTGCCGGGTCTCTCCGGGGCGGACGCAACAGCGGCGGGCAATGCGATCCTCACCAACGTCAACGGTACGGTCGTTCCGGCGCAGGCCAATGCGGCCCTCACCAACGCGTCGGTCAATCAGCTGTCGCCGACCAACGCGCTCGATCCGAACTTCAAGGTGCCCTCGCAATGGCGCGGCACGCTGTCGGCGGATTGGGATCCGAACTGGGGCGGCACCTTCGGTGACGGCTGGCATTTCGGCGCCGACTTCCTGTGGTCGGAAGTGCGCAACCAGGTGTTCTTCACCGACCTGCGCGTCGTGCCGACCGCGCTGCGTACGCCCGACGGCCGCGTCCGCTACACCTCGGCGGCTGGCAACCTCGGTGACACGAACCAGGATCTGCTGCTCACCAACACGTCGCGCGGCCGCAGCTACATCGGCGTGGCGCGCATCGGGAAGGACTTCGACTTCGGCCTGAAGGCGTTCGTCAGCTACTCGTACCAGGACGTGAAGGATCAGGCGCCGGCGACCTCGTCGACCGCCTCGTCGAACTACGGCAACGGCGCGTTCTTCGATGCCAATGGCGCCGCCTACGGCATCTCGAACGACCAGGTCCGTCACAATCTCAAGTACAACCTGAGCTTCGATCACGCCTTCTTCGGCGATTACAAGACCAACTTCACCCTGTTCGGCGAAACCCGCATCGGCCGCCCGTACAGCTACACGATGCAGGATCAGTCGAGCGGCCGCTCGGGCGTATTCGGCACCAACGGCAACAGCTCGCGCTACCTGCTGTACGTGCCGACCTCGACCACCGATGCGCTCGTATCGTACGACAGCGCTGCAACGCAGACCTATCTCGATAACCTCATCAACTCGACGAAGCTGGGTAAGTATCGCGGCAAGGTGGCGCCACGCAACGCGTTCAACTCGAAGTGGTTCACGCGCTTCGATCTGCACATCGGCCAGGAAATCCCGACCTTCATCGGCGACAGCCGGGTCGAGCTTTTCGCTGATATCGAGAACATCACGAACCTGATCAACAAGAATTGGGGTCAGGTGCGCGAGTATCAGTTCCCGTATACGATCCCGGCGGTGCGCGTGCAGTGCCTCCAGACGGCAGTGGCGACCGGCACGGCGCCGGGCTCGGCAGCAGCGGCGAACACCGGTCAGGCGTGCGCCCAGTATCGCTACAGCGCACCGTCAACCACGCCGAGCGATCAGATCTACACGCGCCAGTCGCTCTACTCGATCCGCGTCGGCGCGCGCTTCACCTTCTAA
- a CDS encoding acyltransferase family protein produces the protein MSDRAERIVGLDAWRAMLMLGGLFVHCSITLDHNRLFYVVEMVSQAFRMGVFFALSGYLAALTLRRVPSDVWYSRRLRQLGYPVMTGILLLSPATWWLLTTDDGYAGSPLLFEWWHFWFLWGLLLASALLRLLDRNAGVWRVIIAVAQRIAPLTLILATAVATSVMFALAPPAMFALLSPRLVRAYGNIQLIVGYLPTFLFGVLAARSDVVRDSLVRSTRMAAMVLVAIAGCYATAATGLLGAGEAYVRFVGAALCPPLVFAILLRTAATIRHVPPIVATLTDASYTIYLLHLPFAALINTRLYPPSLPANIAYPMTIVLAGGLSWLAHVLIVKRFRLAALLLNGRSEQRSARQPVATAITANPAAA, from the coding sequence ATGAGCGACAGGGCAGAGCGGATTGTCGGGCTCGATGCGTGGCGGGCGATGCTGATGCTGGGTGGGCTGTTCGTCCACTGCTCGATCACGCTTGACCATAATCGCTTATTCTATGTCGTCGAAATGGTTTCGCAGGCGTTCCGCATGGGGGTCTTCTTTGCCCTGTCAGGCTATCTGGCGGCACTAACGCTGCGGCGCGTGCCGAGCGACGTCTGGTACTCGCGCCGTTTGCGACAGCTCGGCTATCCCGTGATGACCGGGATATTGCTGCTGTCGCCGGCCACGTGGTGGCTGCTGACGACCGACGATGGTTACGCCGGGTCGCCGCTGCTGTTCGAATGGTGGCATTTCTGGTTCCTGTGGGGCCTGCTGTTGGCGTCGGCGCTGCTGCGGCTGCTCGATCGGAACGCGGGCGTCTGGCGTGTCATCATCGCCGTCGCCCAGCGGATCGCGCCGCTGACGCTGATTCTGGCGACGGCGGTTGCGACGTCGGTGATGTTCGCGCTCGCGCCGCCCGCGATGTTCGCGCTCCTCTCGCCGCGACTGGTGCGCGCCTACGGCAATATCCAGCTGATCGTCGGATATCTGCCCACCTTCCTGTTCGGCGTCCTTGCCGCGCGATCGGACGTTGTTCGGGATAGCCTGGTCCGCTCGACGCGCATGGCGGCGATGGTGCTGGTGGCGATCGCGGGCTGCTACGCGACAGCTGCGACCGGGTTGCTGGGCGCTGGCGAGGCGTATGTCCGCTTCGTCGGGGCGGCGCTGTGTCCGCCGCTGGTTTTTGCGATACTGCTACGAACGGCAGCGACGATCCGACATGTACCCCCGATCGTGGCGACGCTGACCGACGCATCCTACACGATCTACCTGCTGCACCTGCCGTTCGCGGCGCTGATCAACACGCGCCTGTACCCGCCTTCGTTGCCGGCCAACATCGCCTACCCGATGACGATCGTCCTTGCCGGTGGCCTGTCATGGCTGGCGCATGTGCTGATCGTGAAGCGTTTCCGCCTTGCCGCGCTGCTGCTCAACGGGCGAAGCGAGCAGCGGTCGGCGCGCCAGCCGGTGGCGACGGCGATCACCGCCAACCCGGCCGCCGCCTAG